A window of the Aspergillus flavus chromosome 6, complete sequence genome harbors these coding sequences:
- the penDE gene encoding penDE, with protein MLQVTCQGTPFEIGYQHGSTAKAVIAKSINFAVGLIRGKTKKTEDELKQILMELGSVIEKRWPRYHEEIRGIAKGAERDVSEIIMLNTRTEFAYGLVEARDGCTTVYCKLSNGALQGQNWDFFSATKENLIQLTIRQPGLPTIKMITEAGIIGKVGFNSAGVAVNYNALHLQGLRPTGLPSHLALRMALESTSPSQAYDRIVEQGGMAASAFIMVGNGQEAYGLEFSPISLRKQVLDAKGRLVHTNHCLLNHGENAKELDPLPDSWSRHQRMENLLDRFDGTKEAFSRLWEDEDNYPFSICRAYEEGKSRGATLFNIMYDHARREATVRFGRPKNPDETFVLQFDDEDKSAAS; from the exons ATGCTTCAGGTTACTTGCCAAGGCACCCCCTTCGAG ATTGGGTACCAACATGGCTCGACCGCCAAAGCTGTGATCGCCAAATCTATTAACTTCGCCGTCGGTCTCATCCGAGGGAAAACGAAGAAGACGGAGGACGAGCTTAAGCAGATTCTCATGGAGCTGGGAAGCGTGATTGAGAAAAGATGGCCCAGATATCATGAGGAGATTCGCG GTATCGCAAAGGGTGCCGAACGCGATGTTTCCGAGATTATTATGCTCAATACCCGCACAGAATTTGCATATGGCCTGGTCGAAGCCCGTGATGGCTGCACTACCGTTTATTGTAAACTTTCCAACGGAGCACTACAGGGTCAAAACTGGGAT TTCTTCTCCGCCACCAAAGAGAATCTGATCCAGTTGACCATCCGTCAACCCGGCCTGCCCACCATCAAGATGATCACGGAAGCTGGAATTATCGGCAAGGTTGGATTCAACAGTGCGGGAGTTGCCGTCAACTACAATGCTCTTCACCTTCAGGGCCTTCGGCCCACTGGACTTCCTTCGCATCTTGCCCTCCGCATGGCTCTTGAAAGCACGTCTCCTTCCCAGGCCTATGACCGAATCGTGGAGCAAGGTGGAATGGCCGCCAGCGCCTTTATCATGGTCGGCAACGGGCAGGAGGCATACGGGCTGGAATTCTCCCCCATCAGCCTCCGAAAGCAGGTGCTCGACGCAAAGGGCAGACTGGTGCACACCAACCACTGCTTGCTCAACCATGGCGAAAATGCGAAAGAACTCGATCCTCTACCGGACTCGTGGAGTCGCCATCAGCGTATGGAAAACCTTCTTGACCGGTTTGATGGTACCAAAGAGGCATTTTCCCGGCtctgggaggatgaagacaacTATCCTTTTAGCATATGTCGAGCATACGAGGAAGGTAAAAGTAGGGGAGCCACCTTGTTCAACATTATGTACGATCACGCCCGCCGAGAGGCGACTGTGCGTTTTGGCCGGCCGAAGAACCCGGATGAGACGTTTGTCTTGCAGTTCGACGATGAGGACAAAAG TGCTGCATCCTGA
- a CDS encoding uncharacterized protein (isopenicillin N synthase ips/PcbC-penicillium chrysogenum) yields the protein MASTLKANVPKIDVSPLFGDNMEEKMKAARAIDAASRDTGFFYAINHGIDVNRLSQKTKEFHMSITDEEKWDLAIRAYNKEHQDQIRAGYYLSIPGKKAVESFCYLNPNFKSDHPRIQSKTPTHEVNVWPDETKHPGFREFAEQYYWDVFGLSTALLRGYALALGKEEDFFSRHFKKDDALSSVVLIRYPFLDPYPPAAIKTAADGTKLSFEWHEDVSLITVLYQSNVQNLQVETPQGYLDIEANDTGYLINCGSYMAHITNNYYPAPIHRVKWVNEERQSLPFFVNLGFDETIQPWDPRSPDGKTDKEPVSYGQYLQNGLVSLINKNGQT from the coding sequence ATGGCTTCCACTCTCAAGGCCAATGTCCCCAAGATCGATGTGTCGCCCTTGTTTGGTGACAatatggaggagaagatgaaggccGCGCGCGCAATTGACGCTGCTTCACGCGACACCGGCTTCTTCTATGCGATCAACCATGGAATCGATGTGAATCGACTCTCGCAGAAGACCAAGGAGTTCCACATGTCCATTacagatgaagagaaatggGATCTTGCCATTCGCGCCTACAACAAGGAGCACCAGGACCAGATCCGAGCCGGGTACTACTTATCTATCCCAGGCAAAAAGGCTGTGGAATCCTTCTGCTATCTAAACCCTAACTTTAAGAGCGACCACCCTCGCATTCAATCGAAGACACCTACTCACGAGGTCAACGTGTGGCCCGACGAGACGAAGCATCCGGGCTTCCGCGAATTCGCCGAGCAGTACTACTGGGATGTGTTCGGGCTCTCGACGGCTCTGCTGCGAGGCTATGCTCTGGCACTGGGCAAAGAGGAGGACTTCTTCAGCCGCCACTTTAAGAAGGATGACGCCCTCTCCTCGGTCGTTCTCATCCGCTACCCATTTTTAGACCCCTACCCACCAGCCGCCATCAAGACCGCAGCGGACGGCACCAAATTAAGTTTTGAATGGCATGAAGATGTGTCGCTCATCACCGTCCTGTACCAGTCCAACGTGCAGAACCTGCAAGTGGAGACCCCTCAAGGCTACCTTGACATCGAGGCGAACGACACCGGCTACCTGATCAACTGCGGCAGCTACATGGCACACATCACCAACAACTACTACCCCGCCCCTATTCATCGGGTCAAATGGGTGAACGAGGAGCGCCAATCCCTTCCATTTTTTGTCAATCTGGGCTTTGACGAGACAATCCAGCCGTGGGACCCACGTAGCCCCGACGGCAAGACCGACAAGGAGCCAGTCTCCTACGGCCAGTATCTGCAGAATGGCCTAGTTAGCTTGATCAACAAGAATGGTCAGACCTAA